TTTTGGTTGGTGTGTTTGATCCTCTCGGGAGCCATATAACTCTGGCAACCGATATTTGTCCTAGCCAGAGAGGCAATCAAATTACCAGATACTCCAAAGTCACACAATTTGACAACACCGTTTTTGTTGACCAACATGTTAGTAGGCTTAACGTCTCTATGGATGACATTGTGTTCCTCCTTCAACACCCTCAAACCAGTAACAACTCTTTTGGTGATATAAGCCAAAGAGATTTCAGGAATTCCTGATCCATAGATCTTGTCGAGAGATCCTCCTTCCATAAACTCCATGCACATGTAAACGGCACCTTCGACAAAGAAGGCTCCATAAAATTCCACAATACAATCAGTATTACAGGAATGTAGGACTTCGAGTTCCATTAGAATCTGTCGAAACTTTGCGTCATCCAACTCCAAGCGCACTTCTTTCATAGCCATCACAATGCCCGTTGGTTTGTGCAACACCTTGAAAACTACACCATAGTTACCATGACCCAATTCTTCCAAGATATCAAGATCGTCCATCGAGATGTGGAAGGAAGACCCATTTGAGAAATCAATACCTTTAGAATGAAGGGAGGCTTTTCCCGAGAAGTTCAACGAACCCGACTTAATATCAATGTATTTGGCAAATGGAGTGAATCCAGTTTCCCTATTTAATGACTTGCTCAACTTTGGTTTAGTATTATTAATACTGCTACTATTATTAACATTCATAGCAGTATTACTGCTTTTATTGTTTgcattcaaatttaaactATTCAGGTTGAGGTTCATTGGATTTCTACGAGCAGCAGGACGAGCATTGTCTCTCAACCTATCCATGTTTGAACGGTTGTTGATGTTaatgtttttcattttgttctttAGATGATCAACTGTGAAAGGTTTCGGATCCAAAGAGTCGATAGATTCTGAGGATGATGTGGATATAAGTTTGGGCTTCTCTGAGGAAGGATTTGGTTTATTTTCTACAGACCCCGTAGAACCATCCAAAGAGCTCAAATTGAGCTTCATACCTCTCCTCTGAGACAACGGGATTTTAGATTTCAACTTAGTGGAAGATACGTTACCTGCAGATAATGTGTGAGTGGAAGATAAACTCTTGCTCTTAAGGATATTTTCGGCGTTTTGTAGAAAAGGAGGGGTATCTGTGTTGAGAGTTGCACCACTAGAATCTTGAGAAGTTTCGGTTGGTGGGGTAGACGTAGGTAGGGGAGGTAATGAGCTTTGAGGAGGCTGGAAACTACCTAGAGATTCGACACTTGACGAGCTGGAATGAGACTGATGGACTCTGGATAAATAGGAAAGCGATTTATTTAATGGATATAGCGCTGGAAGAGcctgctgctgctgctgctgctgttgttgttgttgattctgGTCCAGATCATgctgtttattttgttgagGTGAGTGTTGTCCGTGTGATATCTGATGCACTAGCGAgctttgttgttgatcGTCCTGTGtttgctgttgctgtttaTGTTGCTTAACAGGTGAGTAATCAAGCCTATCGCCATCATCAGAAACAGTGGTACTTGAATTTGTGGAATTCTGTTTGTTAAGTCTGAATGAAGTTCTTCTTATTATGCCATCATCGTTAAGATTTTGCTGGGTATTAAAACTGTTGGATTTGCTATTGTTGACCCTGAAACTGGTCCTTCTGGATAACGCTTCTCTTTCGTCGTTAGCAGAGAGAACTGGAGAGTCAAAGGGAACAGAATTGACACTCACAGGAGTTGAAGGTGAACCCATACACGATTGGGACTGTACCACGCTATTTTTCAACACCGTATTGAGTGATAAATTGTCCATTTCTCTAACATTGTTGCCATTATAGATATTAAcatcattgttattattattattattattagaaTTATTATCGTTATTAAtgatttttgaattgttaAACGTACTGGCATTTAAAGTACCACCATCAATAACTGCAGTGTCATCATCGGACATCTCAGAATTCTCATGTGACCCAACATGTTTCGACTGTTCCATTTGCTGTTTCCGTTTTGCCTGGAAGGCCATCAACTTTGCCTGCACACCCGGATTCATGCTCATGTTTCTGACTCCCTTGGACGCCGACGACGACCTGGACAAGTTGCCCATGTTCTCACCGGAATTTGCCATCTCTATCCAGTCTGTTCAATTGTACCACGGAATTAGTGAGAAGACGCAATATGGAGAATGACACgtgtgtatgtatgtatgtatgtatgtatgtcTATCTTTTTATGTGAAGGGAGTCGGGGTATAGTGTCTGACGTGTGGTGATACTGAGACAGACAGCAATGTATGTCTACAAGTGGTTATGTTGCAATGTGTGTTTGAGTATACCTGCACGGATGGTTTCGATATGCACCTGTTCCCCTGTACTCCTCTATATTGAGTAATGTCTCGTCTCCTTGTAAAGTTTGCCAACTTATAGCTAATTCCTGCTATAGCGAGGTACGTGCATCTTCTCTGCATAGAATGGCAAACGGGAAATTGTAGAATGGATGGCCCATCGTCCAATGTGGCGAGGGACCTTGCTTTTGGACTTTCTCGGCAATTTCCCCTTGTTCCTATTCCGGAACGGGAGGGAAAGCGCCAGCGTggaaaaaagaggaaaaaaaaaaaagaaaaaaaaaatttctttatcGACTTCGCGCAATTTTATTTCGCGCCTTTTTATTTCGCGCAATTTTTTAGGAAAAACTAGAGGCTCAGCAAAGGCTCGCGCGAGTTGCCTATTTcggagaaggaggagaaggaggGAGGGAGGGTGACACATCAATGGAGCCGTCTATATAAGTACCTATAGTAGTGGATCTCTAGTTAACGTTTCCATTTATAACTTCATCCTCTTGTCCTTGTATGCTCTGTAGCCTTTTGTTTCTGCCACTTGTCACCATTACGATTGATAGCACTATCAATCGCACTATCTCTATAGTTGTCAGTATTGGAGTCAGTGTGGGAATTTTGTGTTGCAGTTTTTATGTTAGGTAAGACAAAGAGGAATAGGAGCAGGCTCGGGTGTACAGCGTGTCGGCGAGCAAAGATCAAATGCGACGAGCTGAAACCGTCATGTAGCCAATGTATAAAACATAACAAGAAATGCGAGTACGTTTTGAACTTGATATGGGGGGGTAGACCATACAAGAAGccaaaaattgaaaagatgAATCCTGTTGCGAACATGTCACTCTCTGGCGAGCCTATGCATGTTGAGAAGAAAAGCACGGCCAACGAGAACCCCACCCGTAGAGTCGTTCCAGAGACGGAGAAGGTTGAGGGGAAAATCAAGGTCAAGGTCAACGATGAGAAGGAGGTGATTATAAAGCCAACGTTTGATCCTGctgaaaacttgaatatGCTGCTACAAATGACCGAACGGGTCAACAATGGGATGCACAAGGTAAACGATAAGCTTGAATCCATGTTTAACGAGAAATTGATACACAATTCTCCATGGTCTCTTTTGGAGAATTTGGAGTCTCAAATACCAGGCGATATCTTCAATGGCCAAATAAATACAACGGaaaattcattgaataaTGACCAGAACGGGGAAATACCATTTCTAGATGATGAGTTGGTGGAATTGCCCAATGAATACAGTTTGGATAATTTTAATATAGA
The Pichia kudriavzevii chromosome 2, complete sequence DNA segment above includes these coding regions:
- a CDS encoding uncharacterized protein (PKUD0B08300; similar to Saccharomyces cerevisiae YJL128C (PBS2); ancestral locus Anc_1.225), producing MANSGENMGNLSRSSSASKGVRNMSMNPGVQAKLMAFQAKRKQQMEQSKHVGSHENSEMSDDDTAVIDGGTLNASTFNNSKIINNDNNSNNNNNNNNDVNIYNGNNVREMDNLSLNTVLKNSVVQSQSCMGSPSTPVSVNSVPFDSPVLSANDEREALSRRTSFRVNNSKSNSFNTQQNLNDDGIIRRTSFRLNKQNSTNSSTTVSDDGDRLDYSPVKQHKQQQQTQDDQQQSSLVHQISHGQHSPQQNKQHDLDQNQQQQQQQQQQQALPALYPLNKSLSYLSRVHQSHSSSSSVESLGSFQPPQSSLPPLPTSTPPTETSQDSSGATLNTDTPPFLQNAENILKSKSLSSTHTLSAGNVSSTKLKSKIPLSQRRGMKLNLSSLDGSTGSVENKPNPSSEKPKLISTSSSESIDSLDPKPFTVDHLKNKMKNININNRSNMDRLRDNARPAARRNPMNLNLNSLNLNANNKSSNTAMNVNNSSSINNTKPKLSKSLNRETGFTPFAKYIDIKSGSLNFSGKASLHSKGIDFSNGSSFHISMDDLDILEELGHGNYGVVFKVLHKPTGIVMAMKEVRLELDDAKFRQILMELEVLHSCNTDCIVEFYGAFFVEGAVYMCMEFMEGGSLDKIYGSGIPEISLAYITKRVVTGLRVLKEEHNVIHRDVKPTNMLVNKNGVVKLCDFGVSGNLIASLARTNIGCQSYMAPERIKHTNQNAETYSVQSDVWSLGLSILEISKGSYPYPPETYNNVFSQLSAIVDGEVPELEPGSYSEEARDFVRQCLNKNPDKRPTYDQLLSHRWLQMYPDEEGERILSGFVENAQKNHQESRNKSQRVVPALHSGMPV